The Flavobacterium jumunjinense genome includes a region encoding these proteins:
- a CDS encoding NADPH-dependent FMN reductase, producing the protein MKIKKNIIGICGSASQNSKNLFILRYLSEYGNSDFNFEILDDLTVLPHFKTEYTDENVPLEVVAFRNKIANADGIIICTPEYVFSIPSGLKNMIEWFVSTTVFSDKPIGLITASSSGNKGHEELKLIMKTVQTKFIGETTLLINGIKGKVNENGEISDVNTEKELKIFYQSFKELIEK; encoded by the coding sequence ATGAAAATCAAAAAGAATATAATTGGAATTTGTGGTAGCGCAAGTCAAAACTCGAAAAATCTTTTTATACTAAGATATTTATCTGAATATGGTAATTCTGATTTTAATTTTGAAATTTTAGATGATTTAACTGTATTACCTCATTTTAAAACAGAATATACTGATGAGAATGTACCTTTAGAAGTTGTTGCTTTTAGGAATAAAATTGCAAATGCAGATGGAATTATTATTTGTACTCCAGAATATGTTTTCAGTATTCCTAGTGGTTTGAAAAATATGATAGAATGGTTCGTGTCAACAACTGTTTTTTCAGATAAACCAATAGGTTTAATAACTGCTTCATCAAGTGGTAATAAAGGACATGAAGAATTGAAGTTAATCATGAAAACTGTACAAACAAAATTCATAGGAGAAACAACACTTTTAATTAACGGAATAAAAGGAAAAGTGAATGAAAATGGAGAAATATCTGACGTAAATACTGAAAAAGAATTGAAAATATTCTATCAATCGTTTAAAGAACTAATAGAAAAATAG
- a CDS encoding T9SS type B sorting domain-containing protein codes for MKLKSTFYGYLFIIFFPLLAIGQDISLYTQINGRYDFTFVGNTLNPQENSFQPSPSIFTSSSADLTLDFSDVIERAYLYWAGCGTGDFDIKLNGVDITAERTFSNLLFTQFNFFSAFTDITSFVQSTGNGTYTVSDLDVTSFIDLHYQNRTNFAGWAIIVVYQNNALPLNQLNIYDGLQVVSQVQNLLTVNLDALNVIDNQDARIGFLAWEGDSGLAVNETLRINGTILSNPPLNPANNAFNGTNTVTNSNELYNMDLDIYNIQNNIAIGDTSATIELTSGQDYVMINAIVTKLNSQLPDATIVLNDFNVTCDSREVPITYTVSNINSTNDLQSNTPIAFYVNGILVGTSQTQNIIPIGGNETGSAIITVPSTTPLNFTVLAVVDDIGDGTGIVTELAENNNTNTINIELLVAPDFNDLNPVLSCNLGLTRGIFDFSAYENEVKTDISHSATFYESHDDAINAINPIFNASNYEALTTPKEIFIRIEDNDCFAITSFTLLTENCPPIIYNAVSDNNDGLNDSFFIDGLRDIFVDFKLEIYNRWGKLVWTGDNNKPNWKGKIEEGIGSKHAPDGTYFYILYLNDPSYPEPLNGYLYLTR; via the coding sequence GATATATCATTGTATACCCAAATTAATGGACGATATGATTTTACTTTCGTAGGAAATACGTTAAACCCACAAGAAAACTCTTTTCAACCAAGTCCTTCAATCTTTACAAGTTCATCAGCAGATCTTACTCTAGATTTTAGTGATGTTATTGAACGTGCTTATTTATACTGGGCTGGTTGTGGAACAGGTGATTTCGACATTAAATTGAATGGTGTAGATATTACTGCGGAACGAACTTTCTCTAATCTTCTATTTACACAATTTAATTTTTTTAGTGCATTTACAGATATTACTTCTTTTGTACAAAGTACTGGAAATGGAACGTATACTGTTTCTGATTTAGATGTTACTTCTTTTATTGATTTGCATTACCAAAACAGAACCAATTTTGCGGGCTGGGCTATAATTGTTGTCTATCAAAATAACGCATTACCATTAAATCAATTAAATATTTACGATGGTTTGCAAGTAGTTTCGCAGGTTCAGAATTTATTAACTGTAAATTTAGATGCTCTTAATGTTATTGATAATCAAGATGCTCGAATTGGATTTTTAGCTTGGGAAGGCGATTCTGGACTTGCTGTAAATGAAACCTTAAGGATTAATGGAACTATTTTAAGTAATCCGCCATTAAACCCTGCAAATAATGCTTTTAATGGAACTAATACTGTTACAAACTCCAACGAACTTTACAATATGGATTTGGATATTTATAATATTCAAAACAATATAGCGATTGGAGATACAAGTGCTACTATAGAGCTTACTTCTGGGCAAGATTATGTAATGATTAATGCCATTGTTACAAAACTAAATAGTCAACTCCCTGATGCGACTATAGTACTTAATGATTTTAACGTGACTTGCGATTCAAGAGAAGTTCCAATTACCTATACAGTCTCAAATATAAATAGTACAAACGATTTACAATCCAATACCCCAATTGCTTTCTATGTTAACGGAATTTTAGTGGGTACTTCTCAGACGCAAAATATAATTCCAATTGGTGGCAACGAAACAGGAAGTGCAATTATTACCGTTCCTTCAACAACACCTCTTAATTTCACTGTTTTAGCTGTAGTAGATGACATTGGAGATGGCACTGGAATTGTAACTGAATTAGCAGAAAACAACAATACCAATACAATAAATATTGAGTTATTAGTTGCACCCGATTTTAATGATTTAAACCCTGTCTTGAGTTGTAACTTAGGTTTAACTAGAGGTATATTTGATTTTTCAGCATATGAAAACGAAGTAAAAACAGATATTTCCCATTCGGCTACTTTTTATGAAAGTCATGATGATGCTATAAATGCAATTAATCCAATTTTTAATGCTTCAAATTATGAAGCATTAACTACTCCGAAAGAAATTTTTATACGAATTGAAGATAACGATTGTTTTGCTATTACATCATTCACTTTGTTAACTGAAAATTGTCCTCCAATTATTTACAATGCTGTTTCTGATAATAATGATGGCTTAAATGATTCTTTTTTTATTGATGGTTTAAGAGATATTTTTGTTGATTTTAAACTTGAAATTTATAATCGCTGGGGAAAACTTGTTTGGACAGGAGACAACAACAAACCCAATTGGAAAGGTAAAATTGAAGAAGGAATTGGATCGAAACATGCCCCAGACGGAACTTATTTTTATATACTCTACCTTAACGATCCTAGTTATCCAGAGCCTTTGAATGGGTATTTATATTTGACAAGGTAA